From one Drosophila subpulchrella strain 33 F10 #4 breed RU33 chromosome 3L, RU_Dsub_v1.1 Primary Assembly, whole genome shotgun sequence genomic stretch:
- the LOC119554875 gene encoding prolactin-releasing peptide receptor: MASLSWMSTTMATITTTQLPLVSTTTNWSLTSPVTTSVVLADDDDRSGGIIHNQFVQIFFYVLYATVFVLGVFGNVLVCYVVLRNRAMQTVTNIFITNLALSDILLCVLAVPFTPLYTFMGRWAFGRSLCHLVSFAQGCSIYISTLTLTSIAIDRYFVIIYPFHPRMKLSTCIGIIVSIWVIALLATVPYGMYMKMTNELVNGTQAANETLVEATLMLNGSYVAQGSGSGFIEPPDATSAAQAYMQVMTAGSAGQELPYVRVYCEENWPSEQYRKVFGAITTTLQFVLPFFIISICYVWISVKLNQRARAKPGSKSSRREEADRDRKKRTNRMLIAMVAVFGLSWLPINVVNIFDDFDDKSNEWRFYILFFFVAHSIAMSSTCYNPFLYAWLNENFRKEFKHVLPCFNPSNNNIINITRGYNRSDRNTCGPRLHHGKGDGGLGSLDVDDQDENGITQETCLPKEKLLIIPREPTYGNGTGAVSPILSGRGINAALVHGSDHQMHQLPPSHHQQVELTRRIRRRTDETDGDYLDSGDEQTVEVRFSETPFVSTDNTTGISILETSTSHCQDSDVMVELGEGIGAGGGGELGRRFN; this comes from the coding sequence ATGGCCAGCTTGAGCTGGATGAGCACCACCATGGCCACCATCACCACGACACAGTTGCCGTTGGtcagcaccaccaccaactGGAGCCTGACCTCGCCGGTGACCACGAGCGTTGTGCTGGCGGACGACGATGACAGGAGTGGCGGAATTATCCACAACCAGTTCGTGCAGATCTTCTTCTACGTCCTGTACGCCACCGTCTTCGTCCTGGGAGTCTTTGGTAATGTCCTGGTTTGCTATGTGGTCCTGAGGAATCGAGCCATGCAGACGGTAACGAACATATTCATCACGAACCTGGCCCTTTCGGACATCCTGCTGTGTGTCCTGGCAGTGCCCTTCACCCCGCTCTACACGTTCATGGGTCGCTGGGCCTTCGGCAGGAGCCTGTGCCACCTGGTGTCCTTCGCCCAGGGCTGCAGCATCTACATATCCACGCTGACGCTCACCTCGATCGCGATCGATCGGTACTTCGTGATCATCTACCCCTTCCATCCGCGCATGAAGCTCTCCACCTGCATCGGCATCATAGTGAGCATCTGGGTGATAGCCCTGCTGGCCACCGTGCCCTACGGCATGTACATGAAGATGACCAATGAGCTGGTCAACGGGACGCAGGCTGCGAACGAGACCCTGGTGGAGGCCACCCTGATGCTGAACGGCAGCTATGTGGCCCAGGGATCGGGATCGGGCTTCATCGAGCCGCCGGATGCCACCTCGGCGGCCCAGGCCTACATGCAGGTGATGACGGCTGGTTCGGCGGGTCAGGAGTTGCCCTATGTGCGGGTGTACTGCGAGGAGAACTGGCCGTCGGAGCAGTACAGAAAGGTGTTCGGGGCCATTACCACCACGCTGCAGTTCGTGCTGCCATTCTTCATCATCTCCATTTGCTATGTGTGGATCTCGGTGAAGCTGAACCAGCGGGCCAGGGCCAAGCCGGGATCGAAGTCCTCAAGGAGGGAGGAGGCGGATAGGGATCGCAAGAAGCGCACCAATCGCATGCTCATCGCCATGGTGGCCGTCTTCGGACTCAGCTGGCTGCCCATCAACGTGGTCAACATATTCGATGACTTTGATGACAAGTCCAACGAGTGGCGCTTCTACATCCTGTTCTTCTTCGTGGCCCACTCGATTGCCATGAGCTCCACCTGCTACAATCCCTTCCTGTACGCCTGGCTGAACGAGAACTTTCGCAAGGAGTTCAAGCACGTGCTGCCCTGCTTCAATCCCTCAAACAACAACATCATCAACATCACCAGGGGCTATAACCGGAGTGACCGGAACACCTGTGGCCCGCGTCTGCATCATGGCAAGGGGGATGGCGGGCTGGGTAGCCTGGATGTCGACGACCAGGACGAGAACGGAATCACCCAGGAGACGTGTCTGCCCAAGGAGAAGCTGCTGATCATACCCAGGGAACCGACCTACGGCAATGGCACCGGTGCCGTGTCGCCCATCCTCAGTGGACGGGGCATCAACGCGGCTCTGGTCCACGGCAGTGACCACCAGATGCACCAGCTCCCGCCGTCCCACCATCAGCAGGTGGAGCTGACGAGGCGGATCCGGCGGCGGACGGACGAGACGGACGGAGATTACCTAGACTCCGGCGACGAGCAGACCGTGGAGGTGCGCTTCAGCGAGACACCGTTCGTGAGCACGGACAACACCACTGGGATCAGCATCCTGGAGACGAGCACGAGTCACTGCCAGGACTCGGATGTGATGGTCGAGCTGGGCGAGGGAATCGGAGCAGGCGGCGGGGGAGAGCTCGGGAGACGATTCAACTGA